The segment TGACTCATGCCCACCACGTTGGTGGGCATCACCCAGCGGAATTCGTCGACGTAGGCGGTGGCGAACCACTCGGTGAGTTCATCGGGGCGGTAGCCGCGCTGTAGGGCGTGGCTACCGAGAATCATCAGTCGCTGGATGTGGTGGGTCCAGCCGCGGTCCCGGACGCCCTGCAGTGCGGAGTGCAGGCAGGCGGCGGTGACCGCGTCGGCATCCAGGTCGGTCCACCAGTCGGGTAGCCGGGTGTGGGCGTCGAGCGCGTTGTTGCTCGTGTAGTCCGGGCCGAAGTGCCAGTACAGGTGCCACATGTATTCGCGCCAGCCCAGGATCTGCCGGACGAAGCCCTCGACGGCGGCCAGCGGCGCCGTCCCGTTGTGGTAGGCCTGCTCGGCGGCCTCGACCGCGTCGAGAGGGTGCAGCACGCCGAGGTTGAGCGGCACGGACAGCAGCGAGTGCGACATCGCCCAGTCCTGGCTCATCATGGCGTCCTCGTAGCGGCCGAAGACCGGCAGCCGGTGTTCGATGAATCTCTTCAGGGCGCGTCGTGCTTCTGCGGGGGTGACGGCGAACAGGCGGGGACCGTCGTTTCCGACGGTGTCGAGGTCGAGTGCGTCGAGGTCGCGGCGGACCTGTTGGTCGATGTCATCCTCCCGAGGTTTGTACGGGGCGGGGACATCAAGGGTCTTCTGCTTCTTCGGCGGTGGTTCCCGGTTGTCCTCGTCGTAGTTCCACCGGTGCCCGACGGGATCCTTGCCCTCCATGAGAACGTCGAAGCGGCGCCGCTGGTCGCGGTAAAAGTCCTCCATCCGGAAGCGGGTGCGCTCGCCGGCCCAGGTCCGGAAGTCCCTGCGGGGCAGCGCGAAGGTCGGGGTCGGCAGGACCTCGGTCACCAGCCCCTGCTTCTGCAGGCGGTGGACGAACTTCTCGGCGGCGTGCGAGGTCGGCTCGTGGACAAGGACCGGCCGGTTAAACGTCTCCAGGGCCTCGGTGTAGCTGTCGGCCTGAATGAGGGTGGCGCGGTCACCGAGGTCATGGGCGGCATGGCGCAGCGCCGAGAGCACCAGGTGCAGCTTCTGTCGGTGGTAGCGGCGCTTGGCCAATGCCGCGGTGGATTCGATGAGCAGCACCTCGCGATGGGCGTGTTCGCCGCCGTACACGGCGGGCCCGAGCTGGTCGGCGAACAGCCACAGGGGAGTGTCATCGCGGGTGTCCGGCACCCCTGATCAGTACCCAGATCCGCGACGGATGACGCGGTTGGGATTCGGGTAGGGGGCTGAGGTAGAGTTTCGACCGCCTACCGGCGATCCCGGGAGGCAACTCGGGCTGTGGCGCAGCTTGGTAGCGCACTTGACTGGGGGTCAAGTGGTCGCAGGTTCAAATCCTGTCAGCCCGACCAAGAAAACCCGCTCCGACCAGTGTCGGAGCGGGTCTTTCGGTTTGCAGGGGCGGCCAACGAGGGGGCCCGGTGGGGTCGAGGGCTTGTCGAGCGACCCGCGCTGGGCAGACGCAAGCTCCGCCGTAAGCCCCCGGTCGCCACTACGGTCGAGCGGTCCGAGGTCCGCGTCGCCGCCACAGGATCACGCCGCTACAGACTCCCTGCAGCATCACTACCGTGCTGACGGCGGCGGCGAAGACTCCGGCGGACTGATCGGCCGCCGTCAACAGGTCGAAACCGGCGTGCCAGAGCACCACCGGCACGATGCTCCACTGTGCGCCCACGGTCAGCCAGCTGAGTAGGTAGGACCCACACATCAGCGCCACCATCCAGCCGAGGAGACCCGCACCCATCGACATATAGGTCGGATTGAAGAAGAACGCGGGACCGTGCCAAGCGATCCACACTCCGGCGACGATCAGGGCCGCCCAGAAAACTGAGATCTGATGGGACAACCTGGGTAACAGCCAGCCACGCCAGCCCGCTTCCTCGCCCACGCCGAATGAAACCGCCCAGACCAATGCGACGGCGGGCCAGGGGAGTCCCGGCAACTTGTCGGTCTGCCCGAATCCGTTCAAGTCCGGCCACTGGCCGCTGGTCGCGCGAACTGCAAGACAGCCGATCATGAAGTAGCCCAATGGCATAGCGATGCACGCGATCCACCACGTCCGGGTGTACCGCAGTGAGAACACCCGTCGTGCCCACCTGATCAGGCCGCACCTTCCGGCTTCCCACCACGTCGCCGTCAACGCCCCGCACAGGGGGCCCACCGAGGCCAGGAAGAAGGTCCAGGGCATGGTATCGATGCCAGTGCTTCGCGCCCGGATGAGGATGGGCAGCCAGATCAACCACGTGACCGCGAATGTCGTGATGACGAAGACGGCGACTCCGCCGCCGCGGCCCGGCTCGTCGACAGCCCGCGGCGGGTAGGAACGAAGCGATGGTGGATTCTCTGAACGTTCAGTCATCCGTCGACTGCACCGCGATCAGATGATGTGCCACCGGATTCCCCTCGACCTTTCGCGCTGTTACCGATCCTGTCCTGTCTGCCGGATGTCGTTCCGGTGCAGATGCTCACCCCAGGATCGCACGGCGGGCGTCTGGGGACGGACGCCGCGCCGGCTCGAATCGGCCATCGCGCGGAAGGGCTTCGGTGGACCGGAAACCGTCGTCAGCCGAACAGCCGTTGAACCGACAGAGCCTGGAACCAAACGCGAACAAGAGCTCGCCGCAACGTCGTAGACACCGTTCTCAGGCGATCATCAGTAAAGCGGCACGTGCCGAACAGATTTCGGTCCTTTTCTGGGCGGCGCATGGCAATGCGGTGTCGAACCTGTCAGACTTCTCAGCAAAGTGGGCTTGAACTGCATTTATAGCGCGGATTTGTCAAGAGGGCGTTAATTCGCGCGGTATCTCACAAAGTGCCGTTTCGGATGAACCCATTCCCGGGTTGGCTGCGTTACCCGGGCATGACAGACACATCGGAAACCCCTTTTATCCACACCCTCGGCGACCCGCGTTCGGGTGCCCCGCACATCGCAGGGACCGGGGTGGCCATGACGCCGCACCGGTACTCGCAGGACGAGGTGGTGCGCG is part of the Mycobacterium adipatum genome and harbors:
- a CDS encoding cryptochrome/photolyase family protein, yielding MPDTRDDTPLWLFADQLGPAVYGGEHAHREVLLIESTAALAKRRYHRQKLHLVLSALRHAAHDLGDRATLIQADSYTEALETFNRPVLVHEPTSHAAEKFVHRLQKQGLVTEVLPTPTFALPRRDFRTWAGERTRFRMEDFYRDQRRRFDVLMEGKDPVGHRWNYDEDNREPPPKKQKTLDVPAPYKPREDDIDQQVRRDLDALDLDTVGNDGPRLFAVTPAEARRALKRFIEHRLPVFGRYEDAMMSQDWAMSHSLLSVPLNLGVLHPLDAVEAAEQAYHNGTAPLAAVEGFVRQILGWREYMWHLYWHFGPDYTSNNALDAHTRLPDWWTDLDADAVTAACLHSALQGVRDRGWTHHIQRLMILGSHALQRGYRPDELTEWFATAYVDEFRWVMPTNVVGMSQHADGGLLATKPYTSGGAYINKMSDHCGDCAFDPKKRLGEDACPFTAGYWAFTHRHRDLLARNNRTRRSVSTMDRLSDLDAVLEQESARDRF
- a CDS encoding CPBP family intramembrane glutamic endopeptidase, which encodes MTERSENPPSLRSYPPRAVDEPGRGGGVAVFVITTFAVTWLIWLPILIRARSTGIDTMPWTFFLASVGPLCGALTATWWEAGRCGLIRWARRVFSLRYTRTWWIACIAMPLGYFMIGCLAVRATSGQWPDLNGFGQTDKLPGLPWPAVALVWAVSFGVGEEAGWRGWLLPRLSHQISVFWAALIVAGVWIAWHGPAFFFNPTYMSMGAGLLGWMVALMCGSYLLSWLTVGAQWSIVPVVLWHAGFDLLTAADQSAGVFAAAVSTVVMLQGVCSGVILWRRRGPRTARP